Proteins encoded by one window of Rhodobacteraceae bacterium IMCC1335:
- a CDS encoding sarcosine oxidase subunit beta family protein, with the protein MTRFSAWTVFKEGMRGQKGWARQWRDPDLKKHYDIVIVGGGLHGLATAYYLAENHKLKNIAVLEKGWIGGGNAGRNTTIVRSNYARPGNREFYEDSLKLWENLSFELNYNVMFSQRSHITLLHSPGAIDEVARNYNIMRRTGAPDVELWGLEKLKKAVPHLNYADNARFPILGAAVHKRAGTARHDAVAWGYARGADSRGVDIIQNCEVTGMIRAGVNVTALETTRGTIRAGKVALAVAGSTSRLWQMAGLGGLPIETHKLQAFVSEPLKPLLDQVVVFGIGGAHFYISQSDKGGMVFGGDLDWYKSYAQRGNLPIVQDVTEAAMSILPCLGRVKLLRQWAGVVDMSMDGTHFICKTPLDNLYLNAGWNYGGFKATPASGWWFADLIAQDRPHKMIRDFDLKRFERGLHIDERGAGSDPKLHG; encoded by the coding sequence ATGACCCGCTTTTCCGCATGGACCGTCTTTAAGGAAGGCATGAGGGGCCAAAAAGGCTGGGCCCGCCAATGGCGCGATCCGGATCTAAAAAAACACTATGATATTGTGATTGTCGGCGGTGGGTTGCACGGCCTTGCCACGGCTTATTATCTGGCAGAAAACCACAAACTTAAAAATATTGCGGTTCTTGAAAAAGGATGGATCGGCGGCGGAAATGCCGGGCGGAACACAACGATTGTGCGCTCAAATTACGCGCGGCCGGGAAATCGGGAATTCTATGAAGATTCGTTGAAGCTTTGGGAAAACCTGAGTTTTGAATTGAATTACAACGTGATGTTCTCGCAGCGATCGCATATCACCCTTTTGCACAGCCCGGGCGCAATTGATGAAGTTGCACGCAATTACAATATTATGCGCAGAACCGGGGCACCGGATGTAGAATTATGGGGGTTAGAGAAGCTTAAGAAAGCCGTTCCGCATCTAAATTATGCCGATAATGCGCGGTTTCCGATCTTAGGGGCGGCGGTGCATAAACGCGCCGGAACCGCGCGCCATGACGCGGTGGCCTGGGGCTATGCACGCGGCGCGGATAGCCGGGGCGTTGATATCATCCAAAATTGCGAGGTAACCGGGATGATCCGCGCGGGCGTAAACGTCACCGCGCTGGAAACCACGCGCGGCACGATCCGCGCGGGCAAAGTGGCTTTGGCGGTGGCCGGAAGCACCTCGCGCCTGTGGCAAATGGCCGGGTTGGGCGGGCTGCCGATCGAAACCCATAAATTGCAGGCCTTTGTAAGCGAGCCGCTAAAACCGCTTTTAGATCAAGTTGTGGTGTTCGGGATAGGCGGGGCGCATTTTTATATTTCGCAGTCGGATAAGGGCGGAATGGTCTTCGGGGGCGATCTTGACTGGTATAAATCCTACGCACAGCGCGGCAATCTACCGATCGTGCAGGATGTGACCGAAGCGGCGATGTCGATCTTGCCCTGTTTGGGGCGGGTTAAACTGCTGCGGCAATGGGCAGGCGTGGTCGATATGTCGATGGATGGCACACATTTCATCTGCAAAACGCCGCTCGACAACCTATATCTGAACGCGGGTTGGAATTATGGCGGGTTCAAAGCAACCCCAGCCTCAGGGTGGTGGTTTGCCGATTTGATCGCCCAAGACCGCCCCCATAAAATGATCCGCGATTTTGA
- a CDS encoding arylmalonate decarboxylase, producing the protein MFRSGDTVCSQKRQPELNKGRHPRAKLGFILMSTDLAAEADFYDMVPAGVAVHITRLKTEDYTTTETLARHIDHMAEAAARLQPDVKPEVISYSCTSGSIVCGEEHVFRQIKLGAPWAQPMCIVTGVVDALREIGAQKIVVGTPYLDEINTSEAEFLLQKGFDLLDIQGLNLTTGIEFGQVTPAYWKQFAQELDRPDADAVFLSCGGIRALEVVQEIEDAIGKPVITSNQAQFWSCLRRAGIMDKLSGFGQIFQYSGSHLAQTT; encoded by the coding sequence ATGTTTCGATCCGGCGACACCGTATGTTCACAAAAACGGCAGCCTGAGCTGAATAAAGGGCGCCATCCTCGGGCAAAACTGGGCTTTATTCTAATGTCGACCGATCTTGCTGCCGAGGCCGATTTTTATGATATGGTGCCCGCTGGCGTGGCTGTGCATATCACCCGCCTGAAAACCGAGGATTACACCACCACGGAAACGCTCGCGCGCCATATTGATCATATGGCCGAGGCCGCCGCGCGCCTTCAGCCCGATGTAAAACCAGAGGTGATCAGCTATAGCTGCACCTCCGGCTCAATCGTGTGCGGTGAAGAACATGTTTTTCGTCAGATTAAACTGGGCGCGCCTTGGGCCCAGCCCATGTGCATTGTAACAGGCGTGGTGGATGCCTTGCGCGAAATTGGCGCCCAGAAAATTGTGGTGGGCACTCCTTATCTGGATGAAATCAACACCTCAGAAGCCGAGTTTTTGTTGCAAAAAGGCTTTGACCTTCTGGATATTCAGGGGTTGAACCTCACCACCGGAATCGAATTTGGCCAAGTGACACCCGCCTATTGGAAGCAATTTGCGCAAGAGCTAGACCGCCCTGATGCCGATGCTGTTTTTCTCAGCTGTGGCGGCATCCGGGCCTTGGAAGTTGTACAAGAAATAGAAGATGCGATTGGAAAACCCGTGATCACCTCAAACCAAGCGCAATTCTGGTCTTGTTTGCGGCGCGCGGGGATCATGGACAAGTTGTCCGGTTTTGGACAAATATTTCAATATTCCGGATCCCATCTGGCCCAAACAACGTGA
- a CDS encoding M24 family metallopeptidase, with the protein MFRNRLTLFQNKLAEKNIDLALITDEDNVYYLTGYYDYLHMEFGRPTILVVPQNGPVILITPTIDLNAAQSAAQVDRIAPWNDGMGNEWREELPKAIRNTTTIAVEPDHMPPMVRAYVSEVIDTQRLDNATPLLSAMRMIKSPEELQLARHAGEVATAMMVAGRGAIADGVPEFEVAIATSQAGTRKAADLLTRHYADTDMSPNTHFLQIMASGDSIIKTHHRASTRIMHKGDPVFLCFCGMTNFHRFKLGFDRTFWIGDAPKDQIAVYEVAVASQKAALNALRPGVTAESIHAEYANVIQEAGYNYPFRCGRATGFSFLETPQLVTGDKTIIQPGMVLAIDGSVSVETFRAQVGDSVIVTEDGWEPLTQHTKAVQDVIL; encoded by the coding sequence ATGTTTCGTAATCGATTGACCCTGTTTCAAAATAAATTGGCGGAAAAAAATATTGATTTGGCACTTATAACAGATGAGGATAATGTTTATTATCTCACCGGTTATTATGATTATTTGCATATGGAGTTTGGGCGCCCGACCATATTGGTCGTTCCCCAAAATGGCCCCGTCATTTTGATCACACCAACGATTGATTTAAACGCCGCGCAATCGGCGGCCCAGGTCGACCGAATTGCCCCTTGGAACGATGGGATGGGCAATGAATGGCGCGAAGAATTGCCCAAAGCGATCAGAAACACCACAACGATAGCCGTCGAACCGGATCATATGCCGCCAATGGTGCGCGCCTATGTGAGCGAAGTGATTGATACACAGAGATTAGACAATGCAACGCCTCTGCTCAGCGCCATGCGCATGATCAAATCGCCTGAAGAGCTGCAACTTGCCCGTCACGCAGGCGAAGTGGCCACAGCGATGATGGTGGCGGGGCGGGGCGCGATTGCAGATGGGGTGCCAGAATTCGAAGTGGCGATCGCAACCTCGCAAGCGGGAACGCGCAAAGCCGCAGATCTGCTGACGCGGCATTACGCTGATACAGATATGTCGCCCAACACCCATTTTCTGCAAATCATGGCTTCGGGCGACTCCATTATCAAAACCCACCACCGCGCCTCAACCCGGATTATGCATAAAGGTGATCCCGTATTCCTCTGTTTTTGCGGTATGACAAATTTTCATCGCTTCAAGCTGGGCTTTGATCGCACCTTCTGGATTGGCGATGCGCCAAAAGATCAAATCGCCGTATATGAAGTGGCGGTGGCCAGCCAAAAAGCCGCGCTGAACGCGCTGCGCCCCGGCGTCACCGCAGAAAGCATTCACGCCGAATATGCCAATGTCATCCAAGAGGCCGGCTATAACTATCCTTTCCGGTGTGGGCGCGCGACCGGCTTCAGCTTTCTGGAAACGCCGCAGCTTGTGACCGGAGATAAAACGATTATCCAGCCCGGTATGGTTTTGGCGATTGATGGATCGGTCTCAGTTGAAACCTTCAGGGCCCAAGTTGGGGATAGCGTGATCGTGACGGAGGATGGCTGGGAGCCGCTGACGCAACATACCAAAGCCGTGCAGGATGTGATTTTATAA
- a CDS encoding TSUP family transporter produces the protein MESSLMFWGLATLAAVFVGLGKGGLPVVAALAVPSLALIMSPIAAAGLLLPVYIVSDVFALAAYRRDYNKQVLKIAVIAMSLGVLIGGLTAHLVIEWMVTALIGLMGAVFALKLLVEPKQKAQATQPIQKASGYFWCTIAGFTSFISHNGGPPWQIFTLPLNLPKSIFVGTSVIAFSYCNLIKLIPYLWLGQVNLDSVFMSFYLMLPASMAVFIGVKLVQRIPELLFFKLVTWALMIISLKLIWDGIHIGLS, from the coding sequence ATGGAGTCCAGCCTGATGTTTTGGGGCCTTGCCACCTTAGCCGCGGTGTTTGTCGGGCTTGGCAAGGGTGGCTTGCCGGTCGTCGCGGCTTTAGCGGTGCCAAGCTTGGCGCTGATCATGTCACCGATTGCGGCCGCGGGCTTATTATTGCCGGTATATATCGTGTCCGACGTGTTTGCTTTGGCTGCTTATAGGCGAGATTACAACAAGCAAGTGCTTAAAATCGCCGTAATCGCGATGAGCCTTGGCGTTTTGATCGGCGGCTTAACCGCGCATTTGGTTATTGAATGGATGGTAACCGCCTTGATTGGCCTGATGGGGGCTGTATTTGCCCTGAAACTGCTTGTGGAACCCAAGCAAAAAGCTCAGGCCACGCAGCCCATTCAAAAAGCTTCGGGCTATTTCTGGTGCACTATTGCGGGATTTACCAGCTTTATCAGCCATAATGGCGGACCGCCTTGGCAGATATTCACTTTGCCTTTGAACTTGCCAAAATCTATCTTCGTCGGCACTTCGGTGATTGCGTTCAGCTATTGCAACCTGATTAAGCTGATCCCCTATTTGTGGCTAGGGCAAGTGAACCTGGATAGCGTCTTCATGTCATTTTATCTGATGCTGCCCGCATCGATGGCGGTGTTTATTGGCGTCAAGCTGGTGCAACGAATCCCGGAATTGCTTTTCTTTAAACTTGTGACTTGGGCTTTGATGATCATTTCTTTGAAATTGATATGGGATGGGATCCACATCGGCTTGAGCTAA
- a CDS encoding phosphoenolpyruvate carboxykinase, with amino-acid sequence MNHGRVNNNNTLEQQGITGLGAVYYNLQEPALMEFAVSAGEGQLGQGGSLLVSTGKFTGRSPKDKFVVRTANVIDKIWWDNNPPMEPEKFDLLYQDMRQHMQGGRYYVQDLFAGADPEHRLDVRVVSELAWHNLFIRHLLRRPALEELDRFTPEWTVINCPSFKADPQRHGCRSETVVVLNFEQNVILIGGTEYAGENKKSVFTLLNYLLPEKGVMSMHCSANHAVGNPEETAVFFGLSGTGKTTLSTDSNRVLIGDDEHGWSARGTFNIEGGCYAKTIDLTPESEPDIYATTQKFATVIENMVFDDETKELDFKDSSLTPNMRCSYPLNYISNASETGLGGYPKNIIMLTCDAFGVLPPISKLAPAQAMYHFLSGFTSKIAGTERGVTEPEPTFSTCFGAPFMPLRPEVYGKLLQVKIANHGSHCWLLNTGWTGGGYGVGSRMPIKSTRALLTAALDGSLLDAPFRKDPNFSFEVPMLAQGVDSGLLDPRSTWADQEAYDQQAQKLVNMFSDNFAKFVPFIDDDVRAASIS; translated from the coding sequence ATGAACCACGGTCGGGTAAATAATAACAACACGTTAGAGCAACAGGGTATCACTGGGCTTGGCGCTGTTTATTATAACCTTCAAGAACCCGCCTTGATGGAATTTGCTGTCTCAGCCGGAGAGGGGCAGTTGGGCCAAGGTGGCAGTTTATTGGTGTCGACGGGGAAATTTACGGGGCGCAGCCCGAAAGATAAATTTGTGGTCCGTACGGCGAATGTGATTGATAAAATTTGGTGGGATAACAACCCGCCAATGGAACCCGAAAAATTCGATTTGCTCTATCAAGATATGCGTCAGCACATGCAGGGCGGGCGCTATTATGTGCAAGACCTGTTTGCCGGCGCGGATCCCGAGCATCGGCTGGATGTGCGCGTTGTCAGCGAATTGGCCTGGCACAACCTGTTCATTCGCCATTTATTACGCCGGCCGGCGCTGGAAGAGCTTGACCGTTTCACACCAGAATGGACGGTGATCAATTGCCCAAGCTTTAAGGCAGATCCACAGCGCCATGGTTGCCGCAGCGAAACCGTGGTCGTGCTAAATTTTGAGCAGAACGTTATTTTGATCGGCGGCACCGAATATGCGGGTGAAAACAAAAAATCAGTATTCACCTTGCTGAATTATCTTTTGCCAGAAAAAGGCGTGATGTCGATGCATTGCTCGGCAAACCACGCGGTGGGTAATCCGGAAGAAACAGCGGTGTTTTTCGGCTTGTCGGGAACCGGAAAAACAACGCTTTCTACGGATTCAAATCGGGTTCTGATTGGAGATGATGAGCATGGATGGTCGGCGCGTGGTACCTTCAATATTGAAGGTGGCTGCTATGCAAAAACCATTGATCTAACCCCCGAATCCGAACCTGATATCTATGCGACCACGCAAAAATTTGCCACAGTGATCGAAAATATGGTCTTTGATGACGAGACCAAAGAGCTCGATTTTAAAGACAGTTCACTGACGCCGAATATGCGCTGTTCCTACCCGTTAAACTATATTTCAAACGCGTCGGAAACAGGGCTGGGCGGCTATCCAAAAAATATTATTATGCTGACCTGCGATGCGTTTGGCGTTCTTCCGCCGATTTCAAAGCTGGCGCCGGCGCAGGCGATGTATCACTTTTTATCGGGTTTTACGTCGAAAATTGCGGGTACAGAGCGGGGTGTCACCGAGCCTGAGCCTACATTTTCAACCTGTTTTGGCGCCCCATTCATGCCGCTGCGCCCAGAAGTTTATGGCAAGCTTTTGCAAGTTAAAATCGCCAATCATGGATCCCATTGCTGGCTTTTGAACACGGGTTGGACTGGCGGTGGCTATGGGGTTGGATCACGAATGCCAATCAAATCCACGCGGGCGCTGTTGACCGCGGCTCTTGACGGTAGCTTGCTCGATGCACCCTTTCGAAAGGATCCGAATTTTAGCTTTGAAGTGCCGATGTTGGCGCAGGGCGTTGACAGCGGCCTGCTGGATCCGCGCAGCACCTGGGCCGATCAAGAGGCCTATGATCAACAAGCCCAAAAATTGGTTAATATGTTCTCGGATAATTTCGCAAAATTCGTACCCTTTATTGATGATGATGTGCGTGCCGCCTCAATCAGTTAA
- a CDS encoding cyclic nucleotide-binding domain-containing protein yields the protein MFLELPIMASQQELPAGATIYEAGDVSKGAYLIQSGKVDLMTAENFRLVTLGAGEMFGELGLVIDDFRSVTAVTRTECTLILIPKKTLEKKFKTADPAIRGIFRSVGIRLREANRQKDELRQALDRVQKNNIRLEQELERYKR from the coding sequence ATGTTTTTGGAGCTACCCATTATGGCATCACAGCAGGAACTACCCGCAGGGGCCACGATTTATGAGGCGGGCGATGTTTCAAAAGGCGCTTACCTGATTCAGTCTGGAAAAGTGGATTTGATGACGGCCGAAAATTTTCGGCTGGTCACTTTGGGCGCCGGTGAGATGTTTGGCGAATTGGGTTTGGTGATTGATGACTTTCGCAGCGTGACCGCCGTAACGCGCACCGAATGCACGCTGATTTTAATTCCCAAAAAAACGCTTGAAAAAAAGTTTAAAACTGCCGATCCGGCCATTCGGGGAATTTTCAGATCGGTGGGTATTCGCTTGCGCGAAGCCAATCGCCAAAAAGATGAACTGCGGCAAGCGCTTGATCGCGTACAAAAAAACAACATTCGGCTTGAACAAGAGCTAGAGCGGTATAAACGCTAA
- a CDS encoding DUF4396 domain-containing protein → MNAIVQKLNISWSCIPTWRKASFNTLWCLLGCSIGDLGTIFYFQVTGIDWPVFNIMLLAIINGILTSILLETIILARQMPFNLALKTAAGMSLISMVAMEAAMNLVDVAITGGAKLTLFVVPIMLLAGFLAPLPYNYWRLKALGKSCH, encoded by the coding sequence ATGAATGCCATCGTTCAGAAATTAAATATCAGTTGGTCATGTATACCAACATGGCGCAAAGCGTCTTTTAATACGCTTTGGTGCCTATTGGGATGCTCTATTGGCGATCTTGGAACGATTTTCTATTTTCAGGTGACAGGCATCGACTGGCCCGTGTTTAACATAATGCTTTTGGCAATCATAAACGGCATTTTGACGTCAATCCTGTTGGAAACAATAATTCTGGCGCGCCAGATGCCGTTTAATCTGGCCTTAAAGACCGCGGCGGGCATGTCATTGATTTCTATGGTGGCCATGGAAGCCGCGATGAACCTGGTGGATGTGGCGATTACTGGTGGCGCAAAACTTACCCTTTTCGTGGTGCCGATTATGCTTTTGGCCGGCTTTTTGGCCCCTTTGCCCTATAATTATTGGCGGCTCAAAGCGCTGGGGAAATCCTGTCATTAG
- a CDS encoding AbrB family transcriptional regulator, which yields MQNASHIYRTLLTLLIGLVGAVIFHVIGFPVPMLTGPAVLVSCAGLLGLRMQLLGPLKPLCFTLLGIVIGCTVTPDAMRAALAWPLSFSILAVSVVCTTLLCRWGLYRLFGFDWATASLCALPGHLSFVLAYSEDVAANTSVVAVVQSIRVLFLSLGVPAILAMFFAAPNFAAAPLPTLNFKETLTLAMLALGIGRVFQHMRLPAGFLLGGLVISSLGQLSSLVDGRLADPLEAAALIALGALIGSRFNGIQPSMLKSAFFAGLFLTCLSIVVAALGSLSAAAFLDLDLAILLVSFAPGGVEAMAAIAAEMGLNPAFVAGHHVWRLMILTLLLPALGLVKPRR from the coding sequence TTGCAAAACGCATCGCATATTTATAGAACGCTCTTAACCTTGCTCATTGGCCTTGTCGGCGCTGTTATCTTTCACGTCATTGGCTTTCCAGTGCCCATGCTGACAGGGCCGGCGGTGCTGGTCAGCTGCGCTGGTTTGCTGGGGTTGCGCATGCAACTTCTCGGCCCGCTTAAACCCCTGTGCTTCACACTTTTGGGCATTGTGATTGGTTGTACTGTAACCCCCGATGCGATGCGCGCAGCGCTTGCTTGGCCGCTCAGTTTTAGCATTTTGGCCGTAAGCGTGGTTTGCACGACCCTTTTATGCCGCTGGGGGCTGTATCGGCTGTTCGGATTTGACTGGGCAACGGCCAGCCTATGCGCGCTTCCAGGGCATTTAAGCTTCGTGCTGGCCTATTCCGAGGATGTGGCCGCAAACACATCCGTGGTTGCGGTTGTACAAAGCATTCGCGTTCTGTTTCTCAGCTTAGGGGTGCCAGCCATTCTTGCCATGTTCTTTGCCGCGCCAAATTTTGCCGCCGCGCCCCTGCCGACGCTTAACTTCAAAGAAACCCTGACGCTGGCGATGCTGGCACTGGGAATTGGGCGCGTTTTTCAACATATGCGCTTGCCAGCAGGATTTTTGCTTGGCGGATTGGTGATATCAAGCCTTGGCCAATTGAGCAGCTTGGTTGATGGCCGCTTAGCAGACCCGCTGGAGGCGGCCGCATTGATCGCATTGGGCGCGTTAATCGGCAGCCGCTTTAATGGCATCCAGCCCTCAATGTTAAAATCAGCTTTTTTTGCGGGCTTGTTCCTCACCTGCCTGTCTATCGTGGTGGCAGCTCTGGGCAGTCTATCCGCTGCAGCTTTTCTGGATCTTGATCTGGCAATCTTGCTTGTTTCTTTCGCCCCGGGCGGAGTCGAGGCGATGGCCGCTATCGCTGCGGAAATGGGTTTAAACCCTGCCTTTGTCGCGGGCCATCACGTTTGGAGATTGATGATTCTGACGCTTCTGCTTCCAGCCCTAGGCCTGGTCAAGCCGCGGCGCTAG
- a CDS encoding ABC transporter substrate-binding protein, with translation MRRFTITCLLGLCALASSAFSFEIELSTRFGDAQSPAQLRILSSTDLDRFQPVISEFLNRNPKFSITYVTASTSEIYKAIAEEKQKFDLVISSAMDLQIKLANDGFTRTVPNVETKNVPAWARWRHEVFGFALEPVALLVSRRDFADLEPPKTRRDLLALIRNNPTVFQNRIGAYDPHISGAGYLFSTQDARQSDTFWRLAEVMGRVGTKLYCCTSHMIRAVNTGELALAYNVLGSYANATLPAGSNAKVITLQDYTHILLRTAVIPNTAQNFSSGQAFLNFLISDDGQSILDQKAKLPALNNSDIAQLANRKPIRLDSGLLVFLDRLKKQSFLSEWDAALIQN, from the coding sequence ATGCGCCGTTTTACGATTACCTGCCTGTTAGGCCTATGCGCGCTTGCATCCAGCGCTTTCAGCTTTGAAATCGAACTGAGCACGCGCTTTGGAGATGCCCAAAGCCCCGCCCAACTGCGCATCTTATCTTCAACCGATCTGGACCGGTTTCAACCCGTGATTTCAGAATTTCTTAACCGGAACCCAAAATTCTCAATCACCTATGTCACCGCGTCAACCAGCGAAATTTACAAAGCGATCGCAGAGGAAAAACAAAAATTTGATCTGGTGATCTCTTCCGCCATGGACCTACAAATCAAATTGGCCAATGACGGGTTCACCCGAACGGTGCCAAATGTAGAAACCAAAAATGTTCCGGCCTGGGCCCGCTGGCGGCATGAGGTGTTCGGCTTTGCCCTTGAACCGGTGGCTTTGCTTGTGTCGCGCCGCGACTTTGCCGATTTAGAGCCACCAAAAACCCGGCGCGATTTATTAGCCCTAATCCGCAATAACCCAACAGTTTTCCAAAACCGCATCGGTGCCTATGACCCGCACATTTCGGGGGCTGGGTATTTGTTTTCCACCCAAGATGCCCGCCAGTCAGATACGTTTTGGCGTTTGGCCGAAGTGATGGGCCGCGTGGGCACAAAACTCTATTGCTGTACCAGCCATATGATCCGTGCGGTAAATACAGGAGAGTTGGCGCTGGCCTATAACGTATTGGGCAGCTATGCCAACGCCACGCTACCTGCGGGCAGCAATGCAAAAGTTATAACCTTGCAGGATTATACGCATATCTTGTTGCGCACCGCCGTGATCCCAAATACGGCGCAAAACTTTAGCAGCGGGCAAGCTTTTTTGAATTTTCTGATCAGTGATGACGGGCAAAGCATTTTGGACCAAAAAGCCAAATTACCCGCTTTGAACAATTCGGATATCGCCCAGCTTGCCAATCGCAAACCGATCCGGCTTGATTCCGGGTTACTGGTTTTTCTAGACCGTTTGAAAAAGCAAAGTTTCCTAAGCGAATGGGATGCGGCATTGATCCAAAATTAA
- a CDS encoding HAMP domain-containing protein yields the protein MNTRLRYPLSLRWRLLLPLVVTAVIISILLFVTMRQVTKQAVQATQDALLSTAVSSILQQTRSRDSNVDIDLPYDIFTMLGAISQDKVYYRVDLDGVFLTGYEDLAPLMDGPLSDRPLLTSQSFKGEHVRQATIIQSFLIDGQAKMLRVTVAQTQLFQEAILREISRNASIIGLSFFGFAIFMALLVTTSFLRPINLLAGAVSRRGPHDLRDVKHPTPPELAPLLTSLNGFIGRLRSTLGQTETFIAEAAHHIRTPLSLVKSESQLVLRKSVDPDTRKHLHNVITSVDESIRSASQLLDHALVLYRNEQAQKDRLDLPLILTHVLSSMAPPPILKISR from the coding sequence ATGAACACGCGATTGCGATACCCTTTATCCTTGCGATGGCGGCTTTTATTGCCGCTTGTGGTCACCGCCGTGATCATTTCTATCCTCTTATTCGTCACCATGCGCCAAGTCACCAAACAGGCGGTACAAGCCACCCAAGATGCCTTGCTCTCCACAGCCGTTAGCTCAATCTTGCAGCAAACCAGATCCCGTGACAGCAATGTTGATATTGATCTTCCTTATGATATTTTCACCATGCTCGGCGCGATCAGCCAAGACAAAGTCTATTATCGCGTTGATCTAGATGGCGTGTTTTTAACCGGATATGAGGATTTAGCGCCTTTGATGGATGGCCCGCTTTCGGATCGCCCCCTCCTAACCTCGCAAAGCTTCAAGGGCGAACACGTGCGCCAAGCCACCATCATACAAAGCTTTTTGATCGATGGTCAGGCAAAAATGCTGCGCGTTACCGTGGCCCAAACACAATTGTTTCAAGAAGCTATTCTGCGCGAAATATCGCGCAATGCCTCGATCATTGGGCTCAGCTTCTTTGGCTTTGCGATTTTCATGGCACTTTTGGTGACCACGTCTTTTTTGCGTCCGATCAACCTTTTGGCCGGAGCTGTCAGCCGCCGGGGCCCGCATGACTTGCGCGATGTGAAACACCCGACTCCCCCGGAATTGGCGCCTTTGCTCACCTCTTTAAATGGCTTTATTGGACGCCTTCGCAGCACGTTGGGGCAAACCGAGACCTTTATCGCAGAGGCCGCACATCATATTCGCACGCCCCTCTCCTTGGTGAAATCAGAAAGCCAATTGGTGTTGCGCAAATCGGTTGATCCAGACACTCGCAAACATTTGCACAACGTCATCACCTCGGTTGATGAAAGTATCCGATCGGCCAGCCAATTGCTGGATCATGCGCTTGTGCTGTACCGCAATGAGCAAGCCCAAAAAGACCGCCTAGATCTGCCACTCATTTTAACCCATGTGCTCTCTAGCATGGCCCCACCGCCGATCTTAAAGATATCACGTTGA
- a CDS encoding response regulator, translating to MKVLIVEDTQKLAESLAEHFILGGHGSDIAGSLEIAEELLAVTHYDIALLDIMLPDGNGGDFLRRLRRRKIMMPVIVMTARSEVSNRVDLLDIGADDYIIKPFDFVELEARCRAVLRRHIGTQQTELTVGDITLNPLTAELRTPLGQHMLRNRELRLLEIFMNAPQIIFTKDQLTDRLLTISEAVTENAIEVYIGRIRKKLTGCEASIETIRGLGYKLVIA from the coding sequence ATGAAAGTCTTGATTGTCGAAGACACGCAAAAACTAGCGGAATCGCTGGCAGAGCATTTTATCTTAGGCGGGCATGGAAGCGATATTGCAGGTTCTTTAGAAATCGCAGAAGAGCTGTTGGCGGTCACACATTACGATATCGCCCTCTTGGATATTATGCTGCCAGATGGCAATGGCGGCGACTTTCTCCGCCGATTGCGACGACGCAAAATCATGATGCCAGTCATCGTGATGACGGCACGCTCCGAAGTGTCGAACAGGGTCGATTTACTCGATATTGGGGCGGATGATTATATTATAAAACCATTTGATTTTGTGGAATTAGAAGCCCGGTGCCGCGCGGTGTTGCGCCGTCATATAGGTACTCAGCAAACAGAATTAACCGTTGGTGACATCACCTTAAACCCGCTCACGGCAGAATTGCGCACTCCGCTCGGGCAGCATATGCTGCGCAACCGGGAATTGCGTTTGCTAGAAATATTTATGAATGCCCCGCAGATTATTTTCACCAAAGATCAACTCACCGACCGGTTGCTCACAATTTCTGAGGCGGTAACCGAAAATGCGATCGAAGTGTATATTGGGCGTATTCGCAAAAAACTGACCGGGTGCGAAGCGAGTATAGAAACAATTCGCGGCCTTGGGTATAAATTGGTTATCGCATGA